A window of Alphaproteobacteria bacterium contains these coding sequences:
- a CDS encoding nitrate reductase subunit alpha, with amino-acid sequence MSHFLDRLLFLKKTTGSFSGSHGIVTNESREWEDAYRSRWQHDKVVRSTHGVNCTGGCSWKIFVKNGLVSFEMQQTDYPRTRTDMPNHEPRGCQRGASFSWYLYSPHRVKYPLIRGRLLEMYRAERKKGKDAVEAWTAIQADPAKRKKYTAVRGLGGFVRASWDEVVEIIAAANIHTIKKWGPDRIFGFSPIPAMSMLSYAAGSRYLSLIGGACGSFYDWYCDLPAASPQTWGEQTDVPEAADWYNSTYIIITGANLPMTRTPDAHFATEVRYKGAKIVSMAPDYAEYVKFADLWMPVKQGTDSAAFLAMGHVALNEFHVKKQDPYFQEYARTYTDLPMQVMLRPHGEGYASDRLLRASDFDGALGESNNPDWKTIVYDEITKSFVAPNGSVGFRWGEEGKWNILPKNAANQADIRAELTCVDSKDSVVSVGFPHFNEGEPDILYRNVPVRKLKLANGEETLVASVFDLMVAQYGIDRGLGGANVASSYDDANVAYTPAWAEKVTGVKKADLIRTGREFADNASKTKGKSMVILGAAINHWYHNDMSYRSIMNLLHMCGCVGQSGGGWAHYVGQEKLRPQAGWAPVAFALDWQRPPRHMNSTTFWYFHTDQWRYETVSADGLLAPTAKAKYKGYMLADYNVVSQRLGWLPSAPHFNRNPLEIVDEAEKSGATDEAGVGKYMVEQLKSGKLDFAYADIDAPENHVRNLFVWRSNLLGCSAKGHEYFLKHLIGAQNGVLQEGTHGNKSKEIKWHENGPTAKLDLMVDINFRLNSTGAYSDIILPTATWYEKNDLNTTDMHPFVHPLSEAVSPAWESRSDWQIFQTIAEVFSGLAEKHLGTRKDVVALPMHHDSPFELAQPLGVKDWKKGECEPVPGKTMPLLKVVTRDYGQTHKKFCALGPLMKKLGNNIKGIDWNTDAEYEELKDLNGTIRDEGVTKGMPSIADDIAACEAVLRMAPETNGEVAHKSWTSLSKKTGIDHHHLYAGRHEEKITFRDIQAQPRKIITAPTWSGIESEKVSYNAGYTNIHEHIPFRTLSGRAQFYQDHEWMLDFGEGFCAYRPGINMKSHDIIPDAVRAKPHLVLNWITPHSKWGIHSTYQDNLRMLNLFRGGPYIWLAEDEAKRVGIVDNDWIEAVNANGATVARAVVSQRIPQGMAMMYHAQEKTVNVPGSPSTGKRGGILNSVTRVVVKPTNMIGGYAQLAYGFNYYGTVGTQRDEFVVIHKIEDKDVDWLERPLTPEREAQLNPPRIGSK; translated from the coding sequence ATGAGTCATTTCCTCGATCGCCTCCTGTTTTTGAAGAAGACCACCGGTTCTTTTTCAGGCTCTCACGGGATCGTCACCAACGAAAGCCGTGAATGGGAAGACGCCTACCGTTCGCGCTGGCAGCATGACAAGGTCGTGCGTTCGACCCATGGCGTGAACTGCACCGGCGGATGTTCCTGGAAAATCTTCGTCAAGAACGGGCTTGTCTCGTTCGAGATGCAGCAGACGGATTATCCCAGGACCCGCACGGACATGCCCAACCACGAGCCCAGGGGCTGCCAGCGCGGCGCCAGCTTCTCGTGGTACCTGTATTCGCCGCATCGGGTGAAGTATCCGCTGATCCGCGGACGCCTGCTCGAGATGTATCGCGCCGAACGCAAGAAGGGCAAGGACGCGGTCGAGGCCTGGACGGCCATTCAAGCCGACCCCGCCAAGCGCAAGAAGTACACGGCGGTGCGCGGCCTGGGCGGCTTCGTGCGCGCCAGCTGGGACGAGGTGGTCGAGATCATTGCCGCCGCCAACATCCACACCATCAAGAAGTGGGGACCGGATCGCATTTTCGGCTTCTCGCCCATTCCGGCGATGTCGATGCTTTCCTACGCGGCCGGTTCTCGCTATCTGTCGCTGATCGGCGGCGCTTGCGGCTCGTTCTACGACTGGTATTGCGATCTGCCCGCCGCCAGCCCACAGACCTGGGGCGAACAGACCGACGTTCCGGAAGCGGCCGACTGGTACAACTCGACCTACATCATCATCACCGGCGCCAATCTGCCGATGACCAGGACGCCCGACGCCCATTTCGCGACCGAGGTGCGCTATAAGGGCGCCAAGATCGTGTCGATGGCGCCCGACTATGCCGAATATGTGAAGTTCGCCGACCTGTGGATGCCGGTCAAGCAAGGCACCGATTCGGCAGCCTTCCTGGCCATGGGCCATGTCGCGCTCAACGAATTCCACGTCAAGAAGCAAGATCCGTACTTCCAGGAATATGCGCGCACCTATACCGATCTGCCCATGCAGGTCATGTTGCGTCCGCACGGCGAGGGCTATGCTTCCGACCGTTTGCTGCGCGCCTCGGACTTTGACGGGGCCTTGGGCGAAAGCAACAATCCCGACTGGAAGACCATCGTCTACGACGAGATCACAAAGAGCTTCGTGGCGCCGAACGGATCGGTGGGTTTCCGTTGGGGCGAGGAAGGCAAGTGGAACATCCTGCCTAAGAACGCCGCCAACCAGGCTGACATCCGCGCCGAGTTGACCTGCGTTGACAGCAAGGACTCTGTCGTCTCCGTCGGCTTCCCGCACTTCAACGAAGGCGAGCCGGACATTCTGTACCGCAACGTTCCGGTGCGGAAGCTGAAGCTGGCGAATGGAGAAGAGACGTTGGTCGCCTCGGTCTTCGACCTCATGGTGGCGCAGTACGGCATCGATCGCGGTTTGGGCGGCGCCAATGTCGCCAGTTCCTATGATGACGCCAATGTCGCCTATACGCCCGCCTGGGCCGAGAAGGTCACAGGCGTCAAGAAGGCCGATCTGATCCGCACGGGCCGCGAATTCGCGGACAACGCCTCCAAGACCAAAGGCAAGTCGATGGTCATTCTGGGGGCCGCGATCAATCACTGGTACCACAATGACATGAGCTATCGCAGCATCATGAATCTGCTGCATATGTGCGGTTGCGTCGGCCAATCTGGCGGCGGCTGGGCGCATTATGTCGGTCAGGAAAAGCTGCGTCCGCAAGCCGGTTGGGCGCCGGTCGCCTTTGCCCTCGATTGGCAGCGCCCGCCGCGTCACATGAACTCGACCACCTTCTGGTACTTCCACACCGATCAGTGGCGCTATGAAACCGTGTCGGCTGATGGTCTGCTGGCCCCCACGGCCAAGGCGAAGTACAAAGGTTATATGCTGGCCGACTACAATGTCGTCTCGCAGCGCCTGGGTTGGCTGCCGTCCGCTCCGCACTTCAACCGCAATCCGCTTGAGATCGTGGACGAAGCCGAGAAAAGCGGCGCCACGGATGAAGCCGGCGTCGGCAAATATATGGTTGAGCAGCTTAAAAGCGGCAAGCTTGACTTCGCCTACGCTGACATCGACGCGCCCGAGAATCATGTCCGCAACCTGTTCGTCTGGCGCTCGAATTTGCTGGGCTGCTCGGCCAAGGGGCATGAATATTTCCTAAAGCACCTGATCGGCGCGCAGAACGGCGTGCTGCAGGAAGGCACGCACGGCAACAAGTCCAAGGAAATCAAGTGGCATGAGAATGGGCCAACCGCCAAGTTGGACCTGATGGTGGACATCAATTTCCGCCTGAACTCGACGGGCGCCTATTCGGACATCATTCTTCCCACGGCCACTTGGTACGAGAAGAACGACCTGAACACCACCGACATGCATCCGTTCGTGCATCCGCTTTCGGAAGCGGTCAGCCCGGCTTGGGAATCGCGTTCCGATTGGCAGATCTTCCAAACCATCGCCGAGGTCTTCTCGGGGTTGGCAGAAAAGCATCTGGGCACCAGAAAGGATGTCGTGGCGCTGCCCATGCATCATGACTCGCCGTTCGAACTGGCGCAGCCTCTGGGCGTTAAGGACTGGAAGAAAGGCGAATGCGAGCCGGTTCCCGGCAAGACCATGCCGCTTTTGAAGGTTGTGACCCGCGATTACGGACAGACGCACAAGAAGTTCTGCGCGCTTGGCCCGCTGATGAAGAAGCTGGGCAACAACATCAAGGGCATCGATTGGAACACCGACGCCGAGTATGAAGAACTGAAGGACCTGAACGGCACCATTCGCGACGAAGGTGTCACCAAAGGCATGCCCAGCATCGCCGACGACATCGCCGCCTGCGAAGCCGTGCTGCGCATGGCGCCCGAGACCAACGGCGAAGTGGCCCACAAGTCGTGGACGTCCTTGTCCAAGAAAACCGGCATCGATCATCACCATCTATATGCCGGTCGTCATGAAGAGAAGATCACGTTCCGCGACATCCAGGCCCAGCCGCGCAAGATCATCACGGCGCCGACCTGGTCTGGCATCGAGTCCGAGAAAGTCTCTTACAATGCGGGCTACACCAACATTCATGAACACATTCCCTTCCGCACCCTAAGCGGCCGGGCACAGTTCTATCAGGATCATGAATGGATGCTGGATTTCGGCGAGGGCTTCTGCGCCTATCGCCCGGGCATCAACATGAAGTCGCATGACATCATTCCCGATGCGGTCAGAGCCAAGCCGCATTTGGTGCTGAATTGGATTACCCCGCATTCGAAATGGGGCATCCATTCGACCTATCAGGACAATTTGCGCATGTTGAACCTGTTCCGAGGCGGGCCATACATCTGGCTGGCCGAAGATGAAGCCAAGCGGGTGGGCATCGTGGACAACGACTGGATCGAAGCTGTCAACGCCAATGGCGCCACGGTGGCCCGAGCGGTTGTGTCGCAACGCATTCCGCAAGGCATGGCCATGATGTACCACGCCCAGGAGAAGACGGTGAACGTTCCTGGTTCTCCCAGCACCGGCAAGCGTGGCGGCATCTTGAATTCGGTCACGCGTGTCGTGGTCAAACCGACCAACATGATCGGCGGCTATGCCCAACTGGCTTACGGTTTCAACTACTATGGAACGGTGGGAACCCAGCGCGACGAGTTCGTCGTTATCCATAAGATCGAAGACAAGGATGTCGACTGGCTTGAAAGGCCGCTGACGCCCGAGCGGGAAGCTCAGCTCAACCCGCCCCGCATCGGCTCCAAGTAA
- the narH gene encoding nitrate reductase subunit beta produces the protein MKIRAQFAMVFNLDKCIGCHTCSVTCKNVWTNRKGVEYAWFNNVESKPGIGYPRDWENQKKWNGGWILEMGRLKLKSGSRTSRLANIFLNPDLPEVDDYYEPFTFDYGHLQKAPLSEAAPTARPISQITGEKMEKIHWGPNWEDDLAGEFSKRSQDQNFKDIEKSIYKAFENTFHMYLPRICNHCLNPACVAACPSGSIYKREEDGIVLVDQDKCRGWRMCISSCPYKKVFYNWESGKAEKCIGCYPRVESGMPTVCSESCVGRIRSNGIMLYDADKIEALASVTNEQDIYDAHLSIFLDPNDPKVIAEAREQGIPDNWIKAAQESPIYKMAVEWQIAFPMHPEFRTLPMVWYVPPLSPVQSQIDQGNLPTAPDGCLPISTALRMPLKYLANLLTAGKVEPVMKALNRMIAMRSYQRSIHVDGKADTRALQAVGMTEQQAQDMYQLIAIANYEDRFVIPTSQAELNIEDFHGFQGQNGFGFGNTASAGSQGWSLFPERRKQTVENLDPPVEAAE, from the coding sequence ATGAAAATTCGTGCACAGTTCGCTATGGTGTTCAATCTTGACAAGTGCATCGGCTGTCATACCTGCTCGGTGACTTGCAAGAATGTTTGGACCAACCGCAAGGGCGTGGAATACGCCTGGTTCAACAACGTTGAATCGAAGCCTGGCATTGGTTACCCCCGCGATTGGGAAAACCAGAAGAAGTGGAATGGCGGTTGGATTTTGGAAATGGGCCGCCTGAAGTTGAAGTCGGGCAGCCGGACCAGCCGTCTTGCCAACATCTTCCTAAATCCCGACCTGCCGGAAGTGGACGATTACTACGAGCCGTTCACCTTCGATTACGGTCATTTGCAGAAAGCTCCCTTGTCGGAAGCAGCGCCCACGGCGCGTCCCATCTCGCAGATTACCGGCGAGAAGATGGAGAAAATCCATTGGGGTCCGAACTGGGAAGACGATCTGGCGGGCGAATTCTCTAAGCGCTCGCAGGACCAGAATTTCAAGGACATCGAAAAGTCGATCTACAAGGCTTTCGAAAACACCTTCCATATGTATCTGCCGCGCATCTGCAATCACTGCCTAAATCCGGCATGCGTTGCGGCTTGCCCGTCGGGGTCGATCTACAAGCGCGAGGAAGACGGCATCGTTCTGGTCGATCAGGACAAGTGCCGCGGCTGGCGCATGTGCATTTCGTCTTGTCCCTACAAGAAGGTTTTCTACAACTGGGAATCGGGCAAGGCGGAAAAGTGCATCGGCTGCTATCCCAGGGTGGAATCGGGCATGCCGACGGTCTGCTCGGAATCTTGCGTGGGCCGCATCCGCTCGAACGGCATCATGCTTTATGATGCCGACAAGATCGAAGCGCTGGCTTCCGTCACCAACGAGCAAGACATTTACGATGCCCATCTGTCGATCTTCCTGGACCCCAACGATCCCAAGGTGATCGCCGAGGCCAGGGAGCAGGGGATTCCCGACAATTGGATCAAGGCGGCCCAGGAATCGCCCATCTACAAGATGGCCGTGGAATGGCAGATCGCTTTCCCGATGCATCCGGAATTTAGGACGCTGCCCATGGTCTGGTACGTTCCGCCCCTGTCGCCCGTTCAGTCGCAGATCGACCAGGGCAACCTGCCTACGGCCCCTGACGGCTGCTTGCCGATCAGCACGGCGCTTCGCATGCCGCTGAAATATCTCGCCAACCTGTTGACGGCTGGCAAGGTCGAGCCGGTGATGAAGGCCTTGAACCGCATGATCGCCATGCGCAGTTACCAGCGGTCCATCCATGTCGATGGCAAGGCTGACACGCGGGCGCTGCAAGCGGTTGGCATGACCGAGCAGCAGGCGCAGGACATGTATCAGCTGATCGCCATCGCGAACTATGAAGACCGCTTCGTCATTCCGACCAGTCAGGCGGAACTGAACATCGAGGACTTTCATGGTTTCCAG